A window of Aeromicrobium sp. Root236 contains these coding sequences:
- a CDS encoding response regulator transcription factor: MSHLLLLTKSTQSSVEVLPALALLPHHVKILPAEASALLDAPPCDAVLVDGRHDLAQVRSLTRVIRTTGIECPLILILTEGGLAVAASDWGMDDVILTTAGPAELEARLRLGIGRIAATLDGDNESHVISSSGLVVDDATYTAKLENRTLDLTFKEFELLKFLAQHPGRVFTRQQLLQEVWGYDYFGGTRTVDVHVRRLRAKLGTDNETLIGTVRNVGYRFVATKTEPARDTADA, encoded by the coding sequence ATGTCCCACCTGCTTCTCCTCACCAAGAGCACGCAGTCGTCGGTCGAGGTGCTGCCGGCGCTCGCCCTGTTGCCGCACCACGTCAAGATCCTGCCCGCCGAGGCCAGCGCGCTGCTCGACGCGCCGCCGTGCGACGCCGTGCTGGTCGACGGTCGCCACGACCTCGCGCAGGTCCGCAGCCTGACGCGCGTCATCCGCACGACCGGCATCGAGTGCCCTCTGATCCTCATCCTGACCGAGGGCGGCCTCGCGGTCGCCGCGTCCGACTGGGGCATGGACGACGTCATCCTCACGACGGCCGGACCCGCGGAGCTCGAGGCCCGCCTTCGCCTGGGCATCGGCCGCATCGCCGCGACGCTCGACGGCGACAACGAGAGCCACGTGATCTCGTCCAGCGGCCTCGTGGTCGATGACGCGACCTACACCGCCAAGCTCGAGAACCGCACGCTCGACCTGACGTTCAAGGAGTTCGAGCTCCTCAAGTTCCTCGCCCAGCACCCGGGTCGCGTGTTCACCCGCCAGCAGCTGCTGCAGGAGGTGTGGGGTTACGACTACTTCGGTGGCACCCGCACGGTCGACGTGCACGTACGCCGCCTGCGCGCCAAGCTCGGCACCGACAACGAGACGTTGATCGGCACCGTGCGCAACGTCGGCTACCGCTTCGTCGCCACCAAGACCGAACCGGCCCGCGACACGGCCGACGCCTGA
- a CDS encoding MoaD/ThiS family protein produces MNENDVTVHYWAAARAAAGVAEEHVPAGTLADLLTEISARHGARDRFDDVIATCSILVGDTPVGAREPATISLHAGDTVEFLPPFAGG; encoded by the coding sequence GTGAATGAGAACGACGTCACAGTGCACTACTGGGCTGCCGCGCGCGCTGCCGCCGGCGTCGCCGAGGAGCACGTCCCCGCAGGCACTCTCGCCGACCTGCTGACCGAGATCAGTGCCCGGCACGGGGCCCGCGACCGCTTCGACGACGTGATCGCGACGTGCTCGATTCTCGTCGGCGACACGCCGGTCGGTGCGCGGGAGCCGGCCACGATCTCGTTGCACGCCGGCGACACGGTCGAGTTCCTGCCGCCCTTCGCCGGCGGTTAG
- a CDS encoding thioredoxin family protein, giving the protein MAGIEALLAALVLTGVAAWAVKAKNGRFADQAPRSDAEVLTAADIGAELGERATLVQFSSAFCSPCRATRVLLNDIAAKVDGVTTVDIDAEEHLDMVRRLGILRTPTVLVLDAEGAVSTRASGLPRREQVLAALGQAVSER; this is encoded by the coding sequence ATGGCTGGAATCGAGGCGCTCCTCGCCGCCCTGGTGCTGACCGGGGTCGCCGCCTGGGCGGTCAAGGCCAAGAACGGCCGGTTCGCCGACCAGGCACCCCGCAGCGACGCGGAGGTCCTGACCGCTGCCGACATCGGCGCCGAGCTCGGTGAGCGGGCGACGCTGGTGCAGTTCTCCAGCGCGTTCTGCAGCCCGTGCCGCGCCACCCGCGTGCTCCTCAACGACATCGCGGCCAAGGTGGACGGCGTCACGACCGTCGACATCGACGCCGAGGAGCACCTCGACATGGTGCGCAGGCTGGGCATCCTGCGCACGCCGACCGTGCTGGTCCTGGACGCTGAGGGCGCCGTCTCGACCCGCGCGTCCGGACTGCCGAGGCGCGAACAGGTGCTCGCAGCCCTCGGTCAGGCCGTCTCCGAGCGGTAA
- a CDS encoding carboxyl transferase domain-containing protein yields MAHLTAQELLDLVLDEGSFESWDQPVDHSGLDPTYQQELVAAAERAGTDESVLTGRGLMHGRPVAVLVNEFRFLAGSIGQAAAQRIVSAVRRATAEGIPLLATTASGGTRMQEGTPAFVHMVDISRAIMDHRAAGLPYLIYLRHPTTGGVFASWGSLAHVTVAEPGALIGFLGPKVYELMEGRPFPPNVQTAENLADRGIIDAVVLPDELPLLVDRALSLLIDPPKPQTRELRTGEVTRKRTAWESIQITRGRHRAGVREVLRYGSDETLRLQGTEKGERDSAMIVALARIDGQPCIVIGQDRTTQTRFKPMGPAALREARRGMRLANELRLPLVSFIDTPGAELSPEAEQGAIAGEIARCISWMSTMRVPTVSVILGQGCGGGALALLPADVVIAAENAWLSPLPPEGASAIVHGDLDHAAEMAEAQRVSAIDLYDNGTVHHLVAEPEGDTPELLARAIAAEVGAQLVALRAR; encoded by the coding sequence ATGGCTCATCTGACCGCGCAGGAGCTGCTCGACCTCGTCCTCGACGAGGGCTCCTTCGAGTCGTGGGACCAGCCGGTCGACCACTCCGGGCTCGACCCCACGTACCAGCAGGAGCTGGTCGCTGCGGCCGAGCGAGCCGGCACCGACGAGTCGGTGCTGACCGGGCGTGGCCTGATGCACGGCCGGCCGGTCGCGGTGCTGGTCAACGAGTTCCGCTTCCTCGCGGGATCGATCGGCCAGGCGGCGGCGCAGCGGATCGTGTCCGCGGTGCGCCGGGCCACAGCCGAGGGCATCCCGCTGCTGGCGACGACGGCCTCCGGCGGCACCCGGATGCAGGAGGGCACGCCGGCGTTCGTGCACATGGTCGACATCTCGCGGGCGATCATGGACCATCGCGCGGCGGGCCTGCCGTACCTCATCTACCTGCGGCATCCCACGACGGGCGGTGTGTTCGCCTCGTGGGGCTCGCTGGCGCACGTCACGGTCGCCGAGCCGGGTGCGCTCATCGGCTTCCTCGGACCCAAGGTCTACGAGCTCATGGAGGGCCGCCCCTTCCCGCCCAACGTGCAGACCGCCGAGAACCTCGCCGATCGCGGCATCATCGACGCCGTCGTGCTGCCGGACGAGCTGCCGCTGCTCGTCGACCGGGCGCTCAGCCTGCTGATCGACCCGCCCAAGCCGCAGACGCGCGAGCTGCGCACCGGCGAGGTCACCCGCAAGCGGACCGCGTGGGAGTCGATCCAGATCACCCGCGGGCGCCACCGCGCCGGCGTGCGCGAGGTGCTGCGCTACGGCAGTGACGAGACGCTGCGCCTGCAGGGCACCGAGAAGGGTGAGCGCGACAGCGCGATGATCGTGGCCCTGGCGCGCATCGACGGCCAGCCGTGCATCGTCATCGGCCAGGACCGGACGACGCAGACCCGTTTCAAGCCCATGGGCCCTGCGGCGTTGCGGGAGGCCCGGCGCGGGATGCGCCTCGCCAACGAGCTGCGGCTGCCGCTCGTGTCGTTCATCGACACTCCAGGCGCCGAGCTGTCACCCGAGGCGGAGCAGGGCGCGATCGCCGGCGAGATCGCCCGGTGCATCTCGTGGATGTCGACGATGCGGGTGCCGACCGTGTCGGTCATCCTCGGCCAGGGGTGCGGCGGCGGTGCGCTGGCGCTGCTGCCGGCGGACGTCGTCATCGCCGCGGAGAACGCCTGGCTGTCGCCCCTGCCGCCGGAGGGAGCCAGCGCGATCGTGCACGGCGACCTCGACCATGCCGCCGAGATGGCGGAGGCGCAGCGGGTCAGCGCGATCGACCTCTACGACAACGGCACAGTGCACCACCTCGTCGCCGAGCCCGAGGGCGACACCCCTGAGCTGCTCGCGCGCGCGATCGCCGCCGAGGTCGGCGCACAGCTCGTGGCACTGAGGGCACGATGA